AAACgggagccagctctccaggtgTGCTTACGGTGGGTGAGGgggttgttttattattttagttttctttttgaggcacGGTTTAACTGTATaaccctggttggcctagaacttgctatgtagaccaggctggccttgaactcaaagagatctgcctgactctgcctcacaagtgctagattaaaggtgtataccatctTACCTGGtcttgtttttttcatttttaaattttttattttatttttttactttatgtgtatggatggtttgcctgcatgtatgcctggtgcccacagagaccagaagagggctttggatcccctggatggttgtgagccatcaagtgGATGATGGAAACCCcattcctctggaagaacaactagtgctcttaccactaagccatccttccagcttttttccttttttctcttctcttctcttctcttctcttctcttctcttctcttctcttctcttctcttctctctttcttcctttctttctttcttttaagaaaatagcTATTTATTCTGTGCTAACCCCTGAGTTAAGGGGTCACCTGACACTATATTGAAGATGCTAAGGAGGTACCTGGGCTAACTAGGAGTGTATTCTGATGATTAGCAGTTCCTTCAAGCACACACACCTTGTCAAAGGGGAACTATTATGCCAGTTCCACGGAGCCCATTTGCTCAAAGAAGGGATGCAGAGAGGGGACTAAACTAAGTTGGGGCTCCCAGAAACACTTCAACCACAGCTCCTTCTTCAGAGATCTTGGAACTCCAGCATGAAAATGGGGAAGCCTTGGTCAAGGCGGGGTTTGGACCTGCGTAGTTTGCTGCTTGTCTCTCTActccctcaacccccacccccactcagtAAAACTGAGAGCAACTGGGTCTTAGCGTTGGCACACCTGTCCGCAGCGACCTTGGTCTTCCTGTACCCCCCACAGGCTGCTCTTTGGAATTGCTCAGCCCCAGGTGCCTCCGAAATGCCTGCTCTCAGGACCAAAGAGTGAAGGACTCATGACCTGGGAGCTGGACCGATTGCTCTGGGCTCGCTCCGTGGAGAACCTggccacagccaccaccaccctcacCTCCCTGGCCCAGCTTCTGGGGAAGATCAGCAACATTGTCATCAAGGATGATGTGGCTTCTGAGGTAAATGTGCCAGGAAGGGGTGGACcagggtgtgtgggggggcatgCCATCCTTAAATAAATACCTCAGGCTTCCTCTGGAAGCCATTCCAGCTCCTAGTGGAAGTCTAGGTGGGGGCAAATGAAAGTTTCAAGCTGCTcctcagaaaataaacaacagccgtgtcttgttttgttttgttttgttttttaaactaactTCCATACACCTCTGTGGACTCCAGGAAACTTCAGAGGGTACTGAAAGGCCAGGCCTTCTCCCTGCCCCACGTCTAGGACATACTGCTAACCCCTGTCCCTCACCCTCCTAGGTATATAGGGCTGTGGCTGCCGTCCAGAAGGCAGCAAAGGCCTTAGCCCTTGGGCACCTGTCNTCCGCCTTTGCTGCCAGCCAGGAAGCCGTGACCTCCTCTGAGCGCGCCTTTTTtgatccctccctcctccacctcttgtATTTCCCCGACGACCAGAAGTTTGCTATCTACATCCCCCTCTTCCTGCCCATGGCTGTGCCCATCCTCCTGTCCTTGGCTAAGATCTTTCTGGAAACTCGCAAGTCCTGGAAAAAGCCTGAGAAGATAGACTGATCCAGGCAGCATGTCAGAGGGAGCCCTTCTCTCTAGCCACGCTGGGAGGGTGTTGGNCCGAGAGACCAAGGCGAGGTCTGCTGGTGATGACATGTATGCACTCTCACCCGTGGGCTCTCTACGGATGGCACTCCACGATAGGCTCCCTTCCCCTCCTAGTCCACTGACTTGCTCCTCCATGACTACAAGCCTCAGAAGGTACCCTTCCTGATCTCCATATCTGGCTTGAACTTGAAAGCTTTTGTATGCCTACCTCTGGACAGGGGTACTTTGTCCTTGCAGCCTGTTAGCACAGCATACAAACGCACTGAGAGGTGAATTTAGGGGAGTACTTGGGTTGAACTGTAGCCCCATCCTCTCCACTTCTGAGAccacctccctccttcctcagcttcttgaCTGGTGTCACCCActggggacagcctggtctaggaGGCAGTGGCTTAGGACCTTCTACCTTGTGGCTAAGGTTCCCCTCTACCCTTTCAGAGAGGTAGTGTGGAATAGGAGAAAACATTTCTGACTTGGAACCCAACAGGCCTGAATCAGACTCCGGCTTCTGCACTTAGAGACTAGAGAGTGTCAGCTAAGCCGCTCCTCGCTCCTCACCCGAGCCTCTCAGGTTTTCATTGGTGGGAAAGCACTGATGATGTCACCCTCAGAAAGGGGTTGGATTAAATGTGATAAGCGTGTAAAAGTGTTCTGTATATTGggctctttaaaaatatacactagGCTGTTAATAAACGTTGGTTGAATATGAGTTGATATGTATGACCATAACTCATTCTTGTGTTAGAAGCAGACTGACCTGTTCTAGCTCACAGGTCCTCCAtgtgttcttcctgcctcccGTCCTGAGCATCCTGGGGACGGCTCGACACCTGGGCTGTGCTGCCTGCACGTTGTAGGGTGCCTGAAACAGCTTTTAGCAGGAGTTCTAGTGGGGAGTAGCTTGAGCCAGTGATAGCCCTGGGATAGCAACTCAAttcaacaaaggaaaatattggGTGGGTACTGGCTGCAAGGAGCTGTGTGGTAGCGCTAGGGTGTTATGAGGAACAGTGTATAGAGTATCTCTACTTTCATAGAGCTGACCTTTGAGGAGGAAGGGTCAGGGAACAAGCAAGTAATTTCACTTAatgtattacaaaaaaaaaaaaaaggctggttAGCTGGAAATTGAGAGGAAGTACTTTAGAactgggtgggtgtggggggttgAGACCTGGGCTGAAGTCAGGACAAAGTATCAGGGAAAGACCTTGAGGCTGGAAcccaggagagaaagaggagaggtatTCGGTAACTACATTGTCAAAAAGAATCTACATTGTCAAAAAGTTCACAAGGACACCCAGGATTCTGGCTCCCCCGCTGGAGATGCCAGGCAGTGGGCGGGGTATGTGTGACCCGCCTCCCGTGGGCGTGACCAAGGCGGGACGGCACCTGGGGCCCGGCCGGGGGTGGGGCGGCGGACGCTCCCCCTTCCCCTGGCTCCAGCCGGCGCAAGCAGCGGCGGCGGTGGCAGCGGGCGAGGATCTGCGGCCCCGCGAGGCCATGAAGGTGAAGAAAGGCGGCGGCGGGACCGGGTCGGGGGCGGAGCCCGTCCCAGGGGCCTCGAACCGGAGCGTGGAGCCCACGCGGGAGCCTGGGGCGGAAGCCGAGTCCGGGTCCGAGTCAGAGCCGGAGCCAGGCCCGGGGCCCAGGCTGGGGCCGTTGCAGGGCAAGCAGCCCATCGGGCCGGAGGATGTGCTGGGGCTGCAGCGGATCACGGGCGGTGAGCACCGGCGAGGGAGCGCCACCCGCGGGCTGGAGGGAGAGCGCGGGAGGGGGCCCACGAGGCTCAGAGtccagcccccacccctcccccacgcAGTGCCCCTCCTCTGTGtccccttactctctctctctttgcctccaaGCCTGAAATCTCTGTGCTCTTTCCCTTGGTCTCTTGATGCGCCCCCTCCTCTCCTTGAAGTGGCTTCTTTTCACCCCACTCCTTCTTTTTCAAGGGGCCCACCCCTTTTCCCATGGTGGAGGTGGGGCAGCAGCTGCATCTGTAACCCTTTCCCCAGTGGAGTCTTCGGAACCCTTTGAGGGTGCTCGCACAGAGGAGTGTGCCTCATTGCAGGCTGTCTTCAGTGGCCACCTCAGGCTAGGTGGAGGCAAGGAAAACCCTCAGGCTCCCTGACCGGCCGTTATAGACCTCACTCTGCTTCCCCGAGGAAGGCTGAGGCCATACTCTGCCCAGGAACCTTGCTGATATGGGTGCTTCCGTCTGTTGACTGTGGGCCCTGTGATGGGAGCAAGTGcgtgaccccccctccccccaagtcaGGACTTGTTCTTTTTCTAGGGCTCTCTCATCAAGGGAAGGCTAGTCTCCACTGAAACTGAGTTTCTGAGCTGTGCTACCTGGATTAGAGTCCCACAGTTTGCCCGGAAattggctgtgtgaccttggggaTGTAATTTCATCTGCAGGagcatgtttgctttttttttttttcccccatctgtaaaatgggaacaagAACAATGTTACCTCCCTCAAGGTTATTGTGAAAAATAAAGCCAGTCTTCTGATTTTGGACAATGTTTGGCATGCTGTGCACGCTGTCAACAGGGTTCCTTTATCAGCAGTGTTGGAAGCTACGTAGGACAGTTCAGAGTGGCTGCCTGCAGGCAGATAAGTGATCGTTCAGGGCCAAGGCAGGCACCACTACAGACAGTGCACAAGGACCAGAGAGTCTTCTGGCAAAAGGTTGACTGAGCCTTGAGGAATGGAAGGTATTTGGAGAGACAGTGGCAGGTTGCCTTGGAATGGGTAGGTCACCGGCAACCTGCTCCGGCTCCACTTGTGAGCTTAGACTTCCTTTCTCTGGGATGGACACGGGTGCTAGTGTGGAAATAAACCCGCTAGCCTCAGGAGCAGCAGAGCCCAGGGCTCCCAGACAGCTGTGGAGGGGACCAGGATGACAGGCCTGAGCTTGTGCATCTGGGTCCCCAGgggcctccctcctccttccagggCTAGACAGCGGCATTCTTGGCTAGACCTCCAGAGCACTTGCTTCCTTGGCCAGGCAGCCCTCAGTGGAGGGAGGGGCCTTGACCAGGCTGATGTTGAAGCCAGTGGGTTGCTGCCTTTTGCAACAGGAGACCTTACAGCTTAGCTTGGCCCTGTGGGTTGGAGGGCAGGTTCACTGGCCTCTGGCCTGGATAACTGGAGGCTTATTTTGCAATGGAGGAAGCTTCCAGGTGAAGTCACAGCATGTGTCTCCCAGTCTGGAGGAAATGGCATAGCATGTGGAGGATGAGTTAAGACAATTGCCTCTTTAAGAACCCTTTTCTGTGCAAGATTTGAAAACAGGGTTCCAGGCCTCTCCACCTTGCCTGCATCTTGTGACCCTAATCACACAGGGCTGAGGTTTGCTGTTTCTGGATTACCAGGCTTTGAATCCAGATTAGGAAGCTATTTCTGTCTACAAGGAAGAGAGCAGGTGGGTTCTGAGCCACTCTGCTCATTACTCTGGCCTGACCTTGGGTCCTAGGCCTTGTTTTTTCTTGGCTGAGGAGAGGAAGTGGCTGCCTTCCTAGGCAGCCCCTGATCCTCGCTCCTTGTAAGGGCAGAGAGGCCCACAAGTTGAGTTTGCAGTGTAAGAGACTGAGTTCAGAGTGTGAGAAATTCTTCCCAGTGAGAGGAGAGGGTTCCAGGCTGGGTCTGCAGTAAGAAAGGAGGCTTTTCCTGGGAGTTGGGCAACTAGGCTCCTGCTTCCAGttctgccccctcttctccctctgctctgcaGCATCTTTCTATAGCTTTATCTCAGACCTCAGCTCCAACGAGCTAGAGGGCTGTcaggagggcttcctggaggggGCTGTCCCCGGCTTGGGGAGGAGACAGGCCGAAGGAAGAGAGAATGGCTTTATATTCACTTCCTTTTTCAACCACAGAGGAATAGGGGGTGGCCCAGGGGCCTGAGGGGTGGCTTCCGGGCCTCTGTAGGTCAGCAGGGAGGATGTGGTACTGGAGGCTGGCAGTACCCAAGTCTCCACAGCAATTTTCTGCCCCTTCCTAATTCTTGCCAGGGCCTCCCCTGAGACTTGGTGTAAGGTTTTATGAAGCAGgaagatcgggagttcaaggccagcatctgccacatagtgaatttgaggttagcctaggctacatggaaccctgacttaaaaacagcaacagaagagtgGTAAGGGTTAGACCATGAGCTCCCCTGGGCAATGCTTGGCTCTCTTGGTTTCCTTCTGAGCCTAGGACTCTTCTTGCCTTGTCTTTACCCTGCTGTACCTGCTGTGTCCACCACACCctttctgccttggcctctgttcttttctctaaAGACCAGAAAAACACTTTATTCCTGAATATGGCGCAGGGccaaggctggaaagatgacctCTAAGGATTCCCTCTATTTGCTAAGACTTCCTCCCATTGGGAGATCAGCAGAGGATCTGTTGAGCAAAGTCGGCCCCTTCTGTCCCAGTAGCCTGGGCTTCCTGGCTTGAGTTAGCAGAGCTCCCATAAGCTGCTTAAGAGAGCTGGGCTAGCATAAGCTGCTTACGGTGGGAGGAGGGGCCAGGGGCAAGAGAACAGGGAAGGGGTACCAACCTGCCCCCATACAGTCCATGCAAAGAGAAGTCCCCTCAAGACCAGCCTTGCCTGATGAATATAGATGTCATGTCACAGGGTGTGCGTGGTGGGAGTAGGGCGCACTCCAAGGGAAAATTGTAACTCTCCTCCCCCAAGAGGCAGAGCTGCATGTTCCCTTGAGAGTGAAGTCCCCCTCAGGCTGGAAGCTTTCAGTAGGCAGGAGGTCTAATTGTCCAAAGGATGCACTCAACCTTCACAAAGCAGGGGTTGAAGTTAAGGATCACCAAGAGGGTGGGAGGGTAGGTATGGTGGAGGTGACTTCCCTTGCCTGATCTTGTGAGGCCACCTGGATGGAGCCATTCATCCCTGACGAGGTCCCCATAACAACATGCTGTCCCCTGCACTGTAGGGACTTCTCTAAGACAGGGGCACAATTCTCTTTCTGGAGGGAAGTGGTCAGAGGGATCATTGGAGCGAGCCACGGGGTCCCACTGAAACTGAACTGAGAACGGGCGTTTTGGGGTCCCTGTTTGCTCAGCTGCTTGTCTCCCGTAGACTACCTGTGCTCCCCTGAGGAAAATATCTACAAGATTGACTTCGTCAGGTTCAAGATCCGTGACATGGACTCAGGGACTGTCCTTTTTGAAATCAAGAAGCCCCCTGTTTCAGGTGAGTGAGATTGGTACACCGTTGAGTGGACGAGGCGGGCAGGTGCAGTGGAGTGGGCTGTCTAGGTTCTTTGAGCCACAGGAAGGTCAGAGCAGAGTCCAGGCTTGGACTCTAGCATACTCAGGCGTCTGTGCACAGACAggcctctcttctttttctgtcaCTGTTTCTCAGGGTGGACATCTTGTGAGCCCTGTCCTGTTTAAGTACTGGTCagcctgccctctgctggcctacCTAGGAACTGCAGTCCCCAAGACCTCCCATAATCCTATGCACATCTCAGGGAACCCCAGAAAATTGGTGACTTTGTTGACCTAGAACCCTGTAGGTACCACTCTTCTACAAAAGTGTACCAGAACCTTCTTCAGAGTTTAGAAAAGTTTAAACAGAGGTCATTGTGGGAGGGCGGAGTAGGCAAAGGCCCCAGCCTGAAGCCCACTGAGCCCAGCTGGGGTACATTGCAGAACGGTTGCCCATCAACCGGCGGGACCTGGACCCCAATGCAGGGCGCTTTGTTCGCTACCAGTTCACACCTGCCTTCCTCCGCCTAAGGCAGGTGGGAGCCACGTGAGTCACTGGGCTGGGGTgagggctgggggcggggggcgagTGTGAGGGTGGGAACAGCCCTTCCAGAGCCTCTCAGTGGTGGTCTGTCTGCCTGGAGCCTTGGAGCCTGGAGTcccttggctggctggctggctggctggttggcgTAGTGGCTACTCTCAGCCCTGCCCGCTTCTCTTAACTCAGGGTGGAGTTCACAGTGGGAGACAAGCCGGTCAACAACTTCCGCATGATCGAGAGGCACTACTTTCGAAACCAGCTCCTCAAAAGCTTCGACTTCCACTTTGGCTTCTGCATCCCCAGCAGCAAGAACACCTGTGAGCACATCTATGACTTCCCTCCTCTCTCCGAGGAGCTAAGTGAGTCGGGGATGTGTAGAACCCAAGCTgctcaggggcagggagggggcgcgggtggggt
Above is a genomic segment from Mus caroli chromosome 11, CAROLI_EIJ_v1.1, whole genome shotgun sequence containing:
- the Unc119 gene encoding protein unc-119 homolog A, which codes for MKVKKGGGGTGSGAEPVPGASNRSVEPTREPGAEAESGSESEPEPGPGPRLGPLQGKQPIGPEDVLGLQRITGDYLCSPEENIYKIDFVRFKIRDMDSGTVLFEIKKPPVSERLPINRRDLDPNAGRFVRYQFTPAFLRLRQVGATVEFTVGDKPVNNFRMIERHYFRNQLLKSFDFHFGFCIPSSKNTCEHIYDFPPLSEELISEMIRHPYETQSDSFYFVDDRLVMHNKADYSYSGTP